CGACGCGCGGCGACGTCGACCACTTGATAGACCCGCAACCGCTCCCGCCGTTCGCTCGGGTCCGGTACGAGCCGTCGGTCGAGACTGTCGCCGACCCGTCCGACGCGGCGCGGGCGGAACTGGGCGGTCTCCCTCTCGACGGACTGGACGAGGGCGCCACCGTCGCCGTCGGCGTCGGGAGCCGCGGGATTCACGCCATCAACGAGGTCGCGGCGTCGGTGGTCGCCGCACTCCGGGAACGCGGGTTCGACCCCGTCGTCGTGCCCGCGATGGGGAGCCACGGCGGGGCGACCGCCGAGGGACAGCGGGAGGTGCTGGAGTCGCTGGGCGTCACCGAGGACCGGACGGGCGCGCCGATAGACGCGCGGATGGAGGCCGAGGAACTCGGCGCGGTGACGGTCGGCGGCACGGAGATGTCGGTGTACTTCTCGGCCGCGGCGCTGGCGGCCGACGCGGTCCTCGTCGTCAATCGCGTCAAGGCCCACACGAACTTCTCGGGACCCGTAGAGAGCGGGCTCACGAAGATGAGCGTCGTCGGACTGGGCAAACAGCGCGGCGCGAAGTCGTTCCACTCGACGGCCATCGCCGAGGGCTACGTCGAGACGCTCCGGGCCGCCCTCTCGGTCGTCGAGTCGGAGACGCCGCTCGTGGGGGGAATCGCGCTCGTGGAGAACTTCGAGGAGCGAATCGCCCGCGTCGAGTCGATTCCGGCGGGGTCGTTCCTCGACCGCGAACCCGAACTGTTGAGGCTGGCCGACGAGGAGATGCCGACGCTGCCGGTCGAGGAGGTGGACCTCCTCGTCGTCGACGAACTCGGCAAGGAGGTGTCCGGCGCCGGGATGGACACCAACGTCATCGGTCGCTACCGCGTTCTCAACCGCGACGAACCCGAGACACCCGATATCAAGCTTATCTACGCCCGCGGCCTCACCGAGGCGACGAAGGGGAACGGGAACGGCATCGGCCTCGCGGACCTCACCCGGCGGGCCGCGCTCGACCGACTGGACCTGCGCAAGACGTACGCGAACGCCCTCACCAGCGGGTCGCTCGCGAAGGCGAATCTCCCGGTGGTGGCGCCGGACGACGAGTTCGCCCTGCGGACGGCGCTGGCGGCGCTGGGCGGCTACGACCCCGAGACCGTGCGAATTCTCTGGATACGGAACACGCAGGACCTCGGGGAGATGTGGGTCTCGGAGGCCGTCGTCGCGGACCTCCCCGACGCCGCGCGGGTCGTCGGGCGCGGGTCGCTCGGCTTCGACGACGGGACGGCGGTCTTCTCCGAGTCGTAAGGCCCCGAAGACGCCGGGACGGAAACCGTTTTGCCCATGGACTTTGATGCGGTATCACATGGACCTACAGATAGACGGTAACGCGGCGCTCGTGACGGCGTCGTCCAGCGGACTCGGCAAGGCGTCGGCGAAAGCGCTCGCCCGCGAGGGCGTCGACGTCGTCATCAACGGCCGCGACGAGGACCGACTCGACGAGGCGCGCGAGGAGATAGCCGAAGTGGCCGAGGGCGAGGTGGTCGCGCAGGCCGGCGACCTGACCGACGCCGACGACGTGACGACCCTCGTGGAGACGACCGTCGAGGAGTTCGGCCGCCTCGACCACCTCGTGACCAGCGCCGGCGGCCCGCCGTCCGGCGGGTTCCTCGACACCGACGACGAGGACTGGCAGGAGGCGTACGACCTCCTCGTGATGAGCGTCGTCAGACTCGCCCGCGAGGCCGAACCGCACCTCCGCGAGGGCGACGGCGGCACCATCGTCACCATCACCTCCCGGAGCGTCAAGGAGGCGCTGGACAACCTCGTCCTCTCGAACTCGGTCCGGATGGGCGTTATCGGACTGGAGAAGACGCTCTCGAAGGAGTTCGCACCGGAGATACGGGCCAACGCCGTCCTCCCCGGCCCGCACGAGACGTCTCGGATTCAGGACCTCGTGAACGCCGCCGTCGACCGCGGCGACTACGACTCCTACGAGGAGGGACTGGAGGGGTGGGCCGGCAACCCCTTGGAGCGCATCGGCGACCCGATGGAACTCGGGAACACCGTCGCGTTCCTCTCCTCGCCGAAATCCGGCTTCGTCAACGGCACGGCTCTGCCCATCGACGGCGGGTCCACGGGGGCGAACCTGTGAAGCCCGTTCCGTTCGACGACGCCGAGACGTACGAACCCGAGGAGGGCTGGCGGCGCGTCTCGATGGCGGGCAGCGACCGGTTCTCCTTCGAGTGGTTCGAGAAGCCGCCGGGCCACAGTTCGCCGATGCACGACCACGAGAACGAGCAGGTGTGCCTCTGCCTCGAGGGCGAACTCACCGTGGTCACCGAGGACGACGAGGTGACCCTCGAACCGAACGACTCGGTGCTGCTCGAATCGAACGAGACCCACCGGGTCGAGAACGAGGGGGAGGAGACGGCGGTCGGACTGGACGTGTTCGCGCCGGGTCGCTCGTTCGACTTCTGGACGGACCGCGAGGAGTGAGATGAAGTACCTCGCGCGCACGGCGACCGGTCGGCCGCTCCTCGGCGACGACGAGGGGTTCGTCCCGCTCGAATCGGTCGAACCCGACCTCGGAAGCGTCCGCGAGGCGCTCCCGCGGGCCGCGGCGGGGACGCTCGGCGACGTCGACGACGCCCCCGCGGCGCGGGTCCCGGCCGAAGGCCACGCCTTCGGTCCGCCGCTGGAGCGGTTCGGAAAGCTCTGGGGAATCGGCCTGAACTACGAGGAGCACGCGGGCGACTTGGACGAACAGCGCCCGGAGGAGCCGGCGAGTTTCATGAAACCCTCGTCGGCGCTCGTCGGTCCCGGCGGTCCTATCCGCCTGCCGCCCACCTCCCAGAGCGAACGCGTGACGGCGGAGGCCGAACTGGCCGTCGTGATGGGCCGG
The genomic region above belongs to Halogeometricum sp. S3BR5-2 and contains:
- a CDS encoding DUF362 domain-containing protein, which codes for MNINVPTRGDVDHLIDPQPLPPFARVRYEPSVETVADPSDAARAELGGLPLDGLDEGATVAVGVGSRGIHAINEVAASVVAALRERGFDPVVVPAMGSHGGATAEGQREVLESLGVTEDRTGAPIDARMEAEELGAVTVGGTEMSVYFSAAALAADAVLVVNRVKAHTNFSGPVESGLTKMSVVGLGKQRGAKSFHSTAIAEGYVETLRAALSVVESETPLVGGIALVENFEERIARVESIPAGSFLDREPELLRLADEEMPTLPVEEVDLLVVDELGKEVSGAGMDTNVIGRYRVLNRDEPETPDIKLIYARGLTEATKGNGNGIGLADLTRRAALDRLDLRKTYANALTSGSLAKANLPVVAPDDEFALRTALAALGGYDPETVRILWIRNTQDLGEMWVSEAVVADLPDAARVVGRGSLGFDDGTAVFSES
- a CDS encoding SDR family oxidoreductase, which produces MDLQIDGNAALVTASSSGLGKASAKALAREGVDVVINGRDEDRLDEAREEIAEVAEGEVVAQAGDLTDADDVTTLVETTVEEFGRLDHLVTSAGGPPSGGFLDTDDEDWQEAYDLLVMSVVRLAREAEPHLREGDGGTIVTITSRSVKEALDNLVLSNSVRMGVIGLEKTLSKEFAPEIRANAVLPGPHETSRIQDLVNAAVDRGDYDSYEEGLEGWAGNPLERIGDPMELGNTVAFLSSPKSGFVNGTALPIDGGSTGANL
- a CDS encoding cupin domain-containing protein encodes the protein MKPVPFDDAETYEPEEGWRRVSMAGSDRFSFEWFEKPPGHSSPMHDHENEQVCLCLEGELTVVTEDDEVTLEPNDSVLLESNETHRVENEGEETAVGLDVFAPGRSFDFWTDREE